aaatgatggttattgtaaagtgttacctgttaatgattttgaaatgaatcatatacctttaagaaattggtttaaaacatttaaagattaaatatgtatagcactttgtaaatggtcaataattggtctataaaccatctataaacatcacttagttggttattgtaaaatgttaccGAAAGACGTTTTGCAGACACTGCTAACATAATATGAAACTACTTTTCTGTCTCAGGTGTGAGCTCACTGAATGGCCCTGGCGGCTGGTGGCTCGAGAGGCGGGGCTTATCTTTTTGTGCAGTGTATGATGGGAGCCGGGAGCCGCTCTGCACTGTCCCCCCTCAGATCAAAACCCTCGGAGTCTTCCTCAACATGGGAGGGTGCACCCTGAGCTTCCACAACCCTCTGACCCAGGAGCACCTCGCTACGCTGCCGACCCGCTTCGACCCTGCTGGCGTTGTCCCAGCTCTGGCTCTGGGCCAGGGTCGCCTCAGGCTGCGCTGCGGCCTCCCCCCTCCTGCTCATGTGTTCCTCAGTAAGGACTCGGCCTACAGGGGGCCCTGTGGGGCCGGTGGAGGCCGCTGGCGCAGGGAGATTCCATTCCACTCTGTCAGGATAGTGATCCAGAAGTTTGAGGAGCTGGCTGTTTCCGACTCCGACTCGGGCCTGGTGTCTAGTTTCGGATCGTCCTGCTCCACCTTGGCTTCTCTTCCAGATCTTGGGATGTGTCCCTCTGGGCAGGCAGGACAGGAAACTGGAGCTGAATAAGAAGCTCTTGAATGGGAGCATCAGAAACACTCCCACTGCTCCTCTGAGGGGTTTGATCTGTGGATGTCATTTGAAAGGCTAATTTTTCATCTTGAAGGACTTTTGGCTGCCTCTTTCCACTCTCTGCGTGACCCCGGAGCAGCAATTGACTCTCTCCCCAGGACATAATCCTTTCTCTCAACCAAACTACCCACCCCCCCTCGTTTGAGATCAGGCCAGAATGAGTCCTGTGTAATGTGAAGTGTGAGGAAAGGGTGGGCCTTTAGCAGCGGGACTCCTTGATTTGTCTCTGTGTGACCGTTGTCGGACAGTAGGGGTCCTACAGTAGCACTGCGCACGttcctgcatgtgtgtttgtgctcagtCGCATTTCGGTTTGTGTGTGAGCAGGAGGGAACAATGTATGAGCAGCAGGGGGGGAGATGACGAGGTGTGAGTACAGTGACACCAGCGGTGTtgacacagagcagcagaggacaggTGGGGACACGCTTTATCCCGCGGCCTGCCTTCGATAGGACAGTAGGGCTGCCCTTTACTGACCCTTTGAAATCCACAGGACTCCCAAAGACTTCAAAAGGGGCGACAGAGAGCAGGagaacagagagggagaaagagaaaacagcATGCATGAATTAAAGACAGCAGGTGATgacctggttaaaaaaaaaagaagaagaaatgagcTGAGAGAGGGATTCCCAACAGCTTTCATGCCAAGAAGCTCTGAATAGATCAAATGACTCATGCTACAGCATCTGAGAGTCTGTTTAAAGCGCTACTGAGCTGCTACTTTACACAGGGTTCATACAAAGTGTTTAAAGTTTGAAAAAGTCTTCATTCAAACCATTAGGGAAATAACTGAATTTGCTTgatgcttgattttcaacatagtctgatgtttttaattgacacaaaccaaaaaatgtcaaatatttgaaatacaatgtatttgtcatatttttggTTGTCTCCTGACACACCAGACAAGCTAAGCTTGCTTAAAAACCAACAagtcctgtgttctgcaaggtaaaattatggtttttgtcaaaggagtctggtggctttaaagagaggataaaacagcttcagttctcCCCATGGAAAACAGACTGTCAGATGGCATTGTAAAAGTTATTCTTACTAGGTACACTATAACTGCTAACtaccttaaccctttggagtcttggactattctgtccatttttaaatactttcaTATAACACTTTATACTAATTTACAGTGACGACAAGTACAGTTAGGCCTACaaacagtacagaaatacaaattcaaaaaacaagataaattaatgagtaaaaatgctgattaaaatgaccaaagctaaaaactagggccgggactttaacgcgttaattaagattaattaattacacaaagattaacgcgttaaaaaaatagacgcattttaatcgcacttgtttttgcaccgcggaacgtttctcactggatgagtttcaggcggaccgattatactggagcaccaactagcgttgatgagttgagacaacaacaaaccacagtgaacatgaaggaagaagctgatgagacctttggttggccccgtggatgatgggacatttagttactaaaaaccaacggatggaagcgtcgataagagcatggttgtgttgctatgcaacaaggaattcacatatcaccgcagcacatccagcctcaagtatcacctcaatgctaaacatatagcagctagcgtggaCGCTAATGTggtattcaatggtatactaaacatccatgtgaaaaaaattacttctcactgttctcaggtcaaatatttatatgcgattaaaatgcaattaattccgattaattaattacaaagcctctaattaattagatcaattttttttttttctgaacttgaaaaaataaatgtcggcatcttttttttcagcacaagcTCACATATATGACttgcttttttttcaacttgacttactggattaacacaaatcacaaacaacataaaatctgattttgaaaacagtggttggatttttttaactttcaaaacacaatgatGCTCAATGAAgacttttacattttgcatgtgaacacaggttgcaaatataacacataagaGGTAAAATAAGGAGAACAGCTAGTTCTATATTTCAATACGAAATACATTTGtccttatctccagttttactctGCCTAACATCATCAAACGGAACCTGTCTTGGAGTTTCAAGCCAATACTGTAGTGAAGCTAATAGCAGGGCTCATTATTGCTTCATATTTACGTTGTGACATAATGAAAAAGTTAATGTGCTATCACTTTCCTGGACTCCAGGGGGTTAAATAGCTAAAACACATTTAGCAGCTGCTCGGTCCACATCAGTACACTGCTTAGCTTTTGTGTAAAGACCACCATCCACTGTGGATAGATCAACAAAAAATGggactatccctttaatccccCTGTTTGCTGAAGGTTTCCTCTTGTGGTTGTCTTCATTGGCTTTGCTTTGGTTTTGCATGTTAGGCACACATTCAGTTTGAGCAATTTTGGCAAAAGAACTATTGAAAGTAAACTTTTCCTCATTTTCTCCTCCATCCCCAAGGCTCCAAGCCCCATTTGAGGAACCACTGGTGCCTTATACTTGGCGTGGTCGATGCTCATATTCTCCCTCTGACCACTTGTGATTAAGTGCTCTGTGTTGAAAAAGCCCCCTCCATCCCCATCCTGTCTGTTTTTCAATGGCTGTTTAGACTTTTTAGGTGCAATCTCCAAGTAGTCGGAGCAGCCAGGCTGTAAATCTCACTGTTAGACAAAAAATATGCTCGTAATTACAACAAGCATCCATCAGTGGCAGCACTGCAGGGCACTTCTGAGGACGAGTAGCGGTGGAGTTGCGCCAGTTTTCCATTGCGCGTCATTCATTTCACGCATACACGAAATCAGTAAAGCAGCGGGTCAGACTCAGTAATAAGCGATGAGTCAAAGAGAAGCTTGTCAGACTGTCGCCTCTCAGACCACTCATCAGGATGACTGGGTGTTGATGTTTAACGGTCGGGGTATTTACCGCGCGAGTAAAATATGCGTGTGCCGTGACCGCTGCTGGCGCGGCTCTCCCTGCACATCTATCGGCTTTTTGGTGGAATAAAGTGTGTGGAAGCAATTTGAGTCTTGTAAACAGAAATGAGAGGGGCGTGATGCACGTTTCAAAGAGccgaaaggagagagagagggagagagagagaaagggggagtTTTCCAGGAAGGATGGATAAGACTTGAAACGCCATGTGTGCGTATTTGGCACCGTCCACTGTACAGGAAGGATGGTAACCTGTGTGTCTCAAGGTgtagtggtgaaatgtaactaagtacattcactcaagtacttttagaaattaactctctatggtacacattatgatgccagttagggaaaaaaaaggggtgttttttttgtcttaaccctataaagccaattgtatcatatttgatacagaagtttttgagacctatacatcatcagtgtgatatttttttcctgaaaaacctgatgtatacatgtgttgaagaaaaaaaaaactgagcaacaaattgcacaaaaatacaagatatagcaaaatgtatatgcaggttccactggtggatcagtcattgctgcgtgaaaacttcatatcagcagatgtacgatgttgtgttatatggaaaaaaatattttgcatgtttgaggaaaatgttaaaaggaagtaaagtcttaaaaggttaaaaatgttgggttttatatgtttttgttagttcaagaacaaactgtgagcaacaaattgcacaaaaagaactgatgtatcaaatatgatacaaattaaaatcatatatgcctattgtttttagatttttttgttaattacctgtcagcaggttcaataaacactccagtttaaaaaaaatgagaattttctggcaattatttagtggttcaggctttatagggttaaaatagactaaataaaaataaccggaagaaatgttataattctttttttttttgtggaagtttttgggtTTGTTGTCCATCGGCAACAtagtaccataacggtgcacaagtgaaaaaggacgttttttcaattaatttcatCAGGAAACATtataccattgaaccaacgacccattgaaattaatgtcttgaacagtctaagtgtatcaaaactatcaaaaatgaaggattactcacctatcagtaggaatatatttgttTCCAGATTgtaaagggccaggaaatgacgttttgagtgattttttgtggtgcaaaatggcaaagctgtttcctttggaaaagtctgcaaaatagtatcacatcactcaaaaacatgcattgtagaaatttaacaggccaaaaatgggtatgttgcctcagagcaacaccgtaccatagagggttaagatccagtatttccattttgtgttttttttttttagatatttatttccataatgcataattttcatgttttatctgtttagtttagttttctttttttgccttaatGTCCTTTGATGgtttctgtaaagcactttaatttGCCTTATTTTGAAATGCAACAAATAATCTCACCTTGCCTTTAAACTTCTGCtccatacattttaaatagagatattgtactttttagtgAGTCTCAATGTTGGaatttacatttactcaagtgctgtactgcctgtttaaaacatttctaCTTTACTTAATTATGTATAATTATTGCTACTCAATGCCTCTACTTTGCCAAATTTCAAaggaaatattgttattttacttcagtacacacagaaaaacaaaggtGCTAATTAGAACTGAAAATGGCTTTTCAGTGACACCATAAAAAaaccatttttatttcttcaaagAAACTTTCATCCCAATTTTCTTTAAAGAGCCATTTCCTTAAACTATTATGGAAAGAAGCAACAATGGTGCCttaaagaacaataaaaatgGTTCTTGGAGGCATCATTTGACCCTTTCATACCAAGTTTCTTTAAAGAACCATTTCTTCAAACAGTTCTTTAAAGAACCATCAAAAATGGTTCTTTGAGGCACACTTTCTGGTTCTACAAAGACCCTTTCAGACCAAGGATctttaaagaaacatttcttCAAACAGTTCTTTAAAGAACTTACAATCTGAAATGGTTCAGTGAGGTGGCATTTCTGGTTCTAAAAAGACCCTTTCAGACCAAGGTTCTTTAaagaacctttttttaaagaactgaCAATGGTGCCTTAAAGAGTTATCAAAATCTGATGTGCCATTTCTGGTTCTTTGAATAATTTTAAGTACCTGGGATAATTATGTATAGTTTTTGGCTCTATAAGGAACCTATTTTCAAAATAGTTCTCTGTGGgctataatgaaaaaaatgtttctttgaaGCACCACTTCTGGTTCTTTGAAgaacttaaagaaaaaaacgttCTTTAAGGAACCTTTGTGAGCAGAAATGGTTCAATAGAAACCCCTTTTCAAACGGTTCTACAGTTAAATGTGCATTTACAGTGTATACAAGGGATAAATGGTTCTTTGATTACTTAACATTGCATCATTGTGtaagatttagaaaaaataaaatcaccatGAATTCACATTTCATTTATCTAGAAAATGACCTCAAACTACCACTCTGTTCTCACAAAACTCTGACAAATTCACTTTGACTCTCTAAAATGCAGTGTTTTTTCAGAAAGCTATAGAGAACCTACAGAACATATAAGGattttataaaatacaatacaatgcaaTCCTATAGTTTAACTAGCCAGCACTATATAAAGTAGTTCAAATTAGTCTCACCTTGTACAGCAAATACTGCTCACACTGTAATgcagcaataataatataacaataaaataaaacactgacagaGGCCCTTTTGcttaataatgattatttttctttgttgatACTTTTGGTTCATTGAGCTGATcatttttatgtgcttttacTTACTTGAATTGAGTATTTTAAAGTCAGGCATTGTTACTTTTACTACAGTAAAGGCTCTTAAAACTTCTTTCACAATTATCAacagataaatataaatatgccaCTGATTAAACTACCCAATGTCAtatgaaattatttaatttagctTCATCTCCACAGCAttaacatgatgatgatgattaatgcAACATACAAAGTTAACATGATAATATTAACTTAATgaatttctttactttttaacttttagTGTACATTTGTACATTGTTGTACTGCTATTTTCACTAAAGTAAAAGGATTTTCTTGAATGCATATCTGGTATAAAACGCTTTATCAGGCAGCATCACAGTCACAATAACCACACCAGGGGTCGGCAAAAGAGCCACTGGTGGccgaaaaaagggaaaaaatgtcagaatggagccgcaaatCTTATTTTAAGCCTTACAATGACGAagaaacagcctactaagtcaaAACTAGCCTACCAACTTTACtgataggtcataatgagcattaatcaatatgattttgtcagaaagcaGTGAGAACCAAAATGCAAATAAGAGGCTTGACACTTGACAAATATTTCAGGAGATTTTGAATCAAAAACCAGCCTAGCTAGGGAAACTTCAAACTAGACTTGaaggtggaaaaaataaataaaataaaaatgctgtagacattttgtaagctatgatgcacatttaagttgaccaaaaagtttttaaaaagtgtttcaatGGCATATATAAgatgcacatttttataattgaatACTAATTGCTTTGGGTCTACACCTGGGATGGGCAACCTAAATGCTGGatggggccacaatttttcatcaacactaccagagggccacatataggagcgtgcacttaaccagatatgatgaaactgcaattttgaatatgtttacagtgcagtaacttaacatatttcgtgctcaaatgcatgtataacagtataaataggaatacaaaaggtttgaagcaaataaaaaataaccacttactgtgatttcttttttttttcagtgcaagaacagcagaccaacattaattgcaagaagtaattttatgcatttttacactgcacttttaagatttcatgctcaaatgtatgtagttgtactgagggccacttcaagtgaggctgcgggccatatgcggcccgcgggcctccagttgcacaTCCCTGGTCTACACCAATgttaaatacaaatttaaatgtaaacaaataaccagtggtgggagaagtattcagatctcttacttaagtaaaagtactaataccacactgtgaaattactccactacaagtaaaagtcctgcattcaaaacttactgaagtaaaagtaaaaaatgatcagcatcaaaatgtacttaaagtatcaaaagtaaaagtacacgttatgcagaatggacccactcagagtgttttatatcaagtatattattggattaatattatgatgtatttatgtaagcagcacaagtaatcaaatgtaatttgatcaagttagggatcgttttaactatttaatatactgttacaaggtataattaaaaaacaacaagtcaaatcactttaaatgtattttttatgttaaatctcgacctgtaaagtaactaaagctgtcagctaaatgtagtggagtaaaaagtacaatatttgcctctaaaatgtagtggagtagaagcataaagttacataaaatgggaatactcaagtaaagtacaagtaagtcaaaattgtacttaagtagagtacttgagtaaatgtactttgttactttccgCCACTGCAAATAACtgtttcatttcatataattGTTTGGGTCACAGCCAgaggagccactgcagatggcctgaagagccacaggttgcctcTCTACCCCTTGAGGTCAGACAGGCTACATCACTAGCCTCTTTTAAATCCCTActgaaaactttcttttatcgcaaagcctttttaactacttaatctcttggttgttgttttctcacccAGCTCGTAccactttctatgttttgtcatttgtgattccaacttgtctgcattgcactttactttgctttgttgttttattgtaaatttttctgtcttccactatgtttttatttcttgcctgtaaagcactttgtaactttgttaagaaaagtgctatacaaataaagtttattattattattaccccTGAACTACACTATTCATAGGACCGAATTGTACTATATCCTCAGTCCATTTATTCCCCCGAAATTGAGTTCTTTATTGGTGGCACATGATGTAAACTTCTCCCTATAACCACACAGCTCCTCTCCCCGAGGtgtcaaaacaaaccaaacacccccacacacaccatAGCAGTACATCTGGAGACAGCTTCTGCCCGCTAATTGCCTCCAGTAATTATTGTCACACACTCTCCATCATGGCTCCCAACACGGAAATAGTGATAATGGTgagaagaggaaaagaaaaaagtcttttttctctctctaaagtTTCGACTGTGTCTGCAAATGGATTGCGTTTGTATGAATAAACATCAACTCTGCAAGACTTCTTCCATTTGCATATTGAGTGAGGAGAGAGGCCCATTCGCTCCTTTCCGTTTGCCGGCAGCAGCGCAAAGAATTAGCTTTACAAGTGAGCAGGTCCGCCTCTTATTACCATCATTATCAGCATCAGCATAACAGAGGCTCGCTCTGCTGCTCTGTCACAGTTTACTGCTGCCTCTCAGGGACATCCTGCCTTTAACTCATATGCAATGATCCGTGCAGATGGAGATCACAGCTCCTGTATGGTGGATGGTGGAGCTGATTAATTTTGAcgtaaaacacaatgaaatgaCTTATAACTCTTTAGATGTCTGCCTATGATAGAATAACCTAAGATGCACAAATAAGTTAGGAATGCGCACAGGAAATACACAATTATAGCCAGCGTTTGTATCCCGGCTTATCTAAACATGAGTCAGAAATAATTGGGGCTTTATGATGCATTTCCAGCAAATTAATACGGATATACAGGGAAGGTCATTCACTCTAAACACAATTTATTCTATGCGCAATTTGGGGAAAATGTTCTCCAAAGCACCACGAGGAGTTCTATAGGtgcagaaaaagtttttttgaatTCTCTTGGAAGGTTTTAAGCAAATCACATGGCTATTTATACCTCATTGTAAAAGCAAAGGGTAAAACATGCCATGCGTATTAGTGCAGCAAACTTCCATGTGATGAGGAacaggtggtgtgtgtgtgtgtgtgtgtgtgtgtgtgagggagagagagacacatcTGCCAGGCTATCATAGCTCACTGGCTGAATATTCACACCTCCCAGTCCGACCAGCAAACAGGATGCGGTCCCCATCGCTCTGAGTGTGTGCTGtgtagtcagacagacagattaag
This is a stretch of genomic DNA from Centropristis striata isolate RG_2023a ecotype Rhode Island chromosome 4, C.striata_1.0, whole genome shotgun sequence. It encodes these proteins:
- the LOC131969872 gene encoding probable E3 ubiquitin-protein ligase MID2: MLSLFDPDSSGASSSAAPVDGAVDLREEEMEQSVFGLSFALDPSAVPQSLHLSNSSLSVTYRGESPPGPPPDNKVRGSMTSDPGGPLALPQVCADVVITRGQYYWEVDVCNSSVYRIGVSSLNGPGGWWLERRGLSFCAVYDGSREPLCTVPPQIKTLGVFLNMGGCTLSFHNPLTQEHLATLPTRFDPAGVVPALALGQGRLRLRCGLPPPAHVFLSKDSAYRGPCGAGGGRWRREIPFHSVRIVIQKFEELAVSDSDSGLVSSFGSSCSTLASLPDLGMCPSGQAGQETGAE